The following proteins are encoded in a genomic region of Streptomyces lunaelactis:
- a CDS encoding DUF397 domain-containing protein yields the protein MSVKPSAGVPSGLTWVKSSYSGADGPDCVEVAAAAGAVHVRDSKNVPGPRLGFTPTAWAEFVMYASRS from the coding sequence ATGAGCGTCAAGCCCTCGGCCGGAGTTCCTTCCGGGCTGACCTGGGTCAAGAGCAGCTACAGCGGGGCCGACGGCCCCGACTGCGTCGAGGTCGCGGCGGCCGCCGGCGCGGTCCACGTCCGCGACTCCAAGAACGTGCCGGGCCCGCGGCTCGGCTTCACGCCCACCGCGTGGGCAGAATTCGTTATGTACGCGTCCAGGAGCTGA
- a CDS encoding dipeptidase, whose protein sequence is MADLQDDPDAATVAVGDLGDPAAHDPAPPMPRPSTKESAEAADSAGHAPGSLERARELLAAHPIADGYSGLARVLRDTPSCDLEQGDRLLETDIPRLRDGGVGAQFWALHMPPECTGDGALSATLEQIDLVRSQVAAWPEGLRLALSANDMADARNCGRVATLLGPVAGAALCDSLGTLRAYHALGVRSVTLAGTRWTDGTGLTRFGHEVVREMNRLGVLVDLSGCSPETMRRTLTVARAPVVISHHPGQVPDDVLSLLRANHGVCMVVCTAETIRETADRLDHVREVAGPESVALSGAYDTGTPHAPSLKDVSCFPRLIAELLNRDWPDADIESLTWLNVSRVLRDAEFQARATRPRRAPSTATLTALDA, encoded by the coding sequence ATGGCAGATCTGCAGGACGACCCCGATGCGGCCACCGTCGCGGTAGGCGACCTCGGCGATCCGGCGGCGCACGACCCGGCACCGCCCATGCCAAGGCCCAGCACGAAGGAGTCGGCAGAGGCGGCCGATTCGGCCGGGCACGCCCCGGGGAGCCTTGAGCGCGCACGGGAACTCCTCGCCGCGCACCCCATAGCCGACGGCTACAGCGGGCTGGCCCGCGTCCTGCGGGACACCCCGTCGTGCGACCTCGAACAGGGCGACCGCCTGCTGGAGACCGACATTCCGCGGCTGCGGGACGGGGGCGTCGGCGCGCAGTTCTGGGCCCTGCACATGCCACCGGAGTGCACGGGTGACGGCGCCCTGAGCGCCACCCTGGAACAGATCGACCTGGTCCGTTCCCAGGTGGCCGCCTGGCCCGAGGGCCTGCGCCTCGCGCTCAGCGCCAACGACATGGCCGACGCGCGCAACTGCGGCCGCGTCGCCACCCTGCTCGGCCCGGTGGCGGGCGCCGCGCTCTGCGACTCGCTCGGCACCCTGCGGGCGTACCACGCACTCGGCGTGCGCAGCGTCACCCTCGCGGGCACCCGCTGGACGGACGGCACCGGACTGACCCGCTTCGGCCACGAGGTCGTCCGCGAGATGAACCGCCTCGGCGTACTCGTCGACCTCTCGGGCTGCTCGCCCGAAACGATGCGCCGTACGCTCACGGTCGCGAGGGCTCCGGTCGTCATCTCGCACCACCCGGGCCAGGTCCCCGACGACGTACTGAGCCTCCTGCGCGCCAACCACGGTGTCTGCATGGTCGTGTGCACGGCCGAGACGATCCGCGAGACGGCGGACCGCCTGGACCACGTCCGCGAGGTGGCGGGCCCGGAATCGGTGGCCCTCAGCGGCGCCTACGACACGGGAACCCCGCACGCCCCGAGCCTGAAGGACGTCTCGTGCTTCCCCCGCCTGATCGCGGAACTCCTGAACCGCGACTGGCCGGACGCGGACATCGAGTCCCTGACCTGGCTGAACGTATCCAGGGTGCTGCGGGACGCGGAATTCCAGGCCAGAGCGACCCGGCCGCGCCGCGCCCCGTCGACGGCCACGCTCACGGCGCTCGACGCCTGA
- a CDS encoding acyl-CoA dehydrogenase, with product MAGSADFDLYRPSEEHDMLRDAIRSLAEAKIAPFAAEVDEQARFPQEALDALVSADLHAVHVPEEYGGAGADALATVIVIEEVARVCASSSLIPAVNKLGSLPVILSGSEDLKRKYLGALAKGDGMFSYCLSEPDAGSDAAGMKTKAVRDGDFWVLNGVKRWITNAGVSEYYTVMAVTDPTKRSKGISAFVVEKSDEGVSFGAPEKKLGIKGSPTREVYLDNVRIPADRMIGEEGTGFATAMKTLDHTRITIAAQALGIAQGALDYAKGYVQERKQFGKPIGDFQGIQFMLADMAMKLEAARQLTYSAAAKSQRVDGDLTFFGAAAKCFASDVAMEVTTDAVQLLGGYGYTRDYPVERMMRDAKITQIYEGTNQVQRIVMARNLP from the coding sequence TTGGCCGGATCGGCTGATTTCGACCTGTACCGCCCGTCCGAAGAGCACGACATGCTCCGCGACGCGATCCGCTCGCTCGCCGAGGCGAAGATCGCTCCGTTCGCCGCCGAGGTCGACGAGCAGGCCCGCTTCCCGCAGGAGGCGCTGGACGCCCTGGTCTCCGCCGACCTGCACGCGGTCCACGTCCCCGAGGAGTACGGCGGCGCGGGCGCCGACGCGCTCGCCACCGTGATCGTCATCGAGGAGGTGGCCCGCGTCTGCGCGTCCTCCTCCCTTATCCCGGCCGTCAACAAGCTCGGCTCGCTCCCCGTGATCCTTTCCGGCTCCGAGGACCTGAAGAGGAAGTACCTGGGCGCGCTCGCCAAGGGCGACGGCATGTTCTCGTACTGCCTCTCCGAGCCGGACGCCGGCTCCGACGCCGCCGGTATGAAGACCAAGGCCGTACGCGACGGGGACTTCTGGGTCCTCAACGGCGTGAAGCGCTGGATCACCAATGCCGGTGTCTCCGAGTACTACACGGTGATGGCCGTCACCGACCCGACCAAGCGCTCCAAGGGCATCTCCGCCTTCGTCGTCGAGAAGTCCGACGAGGGAGTCTCCTTCGGCGCCCCGGAGAAGAAGCTCGGTATCAAGGGCTCGCCTACCCGCGAGGTCTACCTCGACAACGTCCGTATCCCCGCCGACCGCATGATCGGCGAGGAGGGCACCGGCTTCGCCACCGCGATGAAGACCCTGGACCACACCCGCATCACGATCGCGGCCCAGGCCCTCGGCATCGCGCAGGGTGCCCTCGACTACGCCAAGGGCTACGTCCAGGAGCGCAAGCAGTTCGGCAAGCCGATCGGCGACTTCCAGGGCATTCAGTTCATGCTCGCCGACATGGCCATGAAGCTGGAGGCCGCCCGTCAGCTCACCTACTCGGCGGCCGCCAAGTCCCAGCGCGTCGACGGCGACCTGACCTTCTTCGGCGCGGCGGCGAAGTGCTTCGCCTCCGACGTCGCGATGGAGGTCACCACGGACGCGGTCCAGCTGCTCGGCGGCTACGGCTACACGCGTGACTACCCGGTCGAGCGCATGATGCGCGACGCCAAGATCACGCAGATTTATGAAGGAACGAATCAGGTTCAGCGGATCGTCATGGCCCGCAACCTGCCGTAA
- a CDS encoding LCP family protein: protein MPTPPRSGRPRPTAHNRTGRPAGTRRPVVQRPRWGMRVATTLSVLVLGAGGIGHAVVTSLDTGIGRVDPFRDMKNRPESGHGMNLLVVGTDGRDKITKKEKQKYRLGGAPCHCTDTIMLVHISADRERASVVSLPRDSYAEIPEHTDATTGKHHEPHPVKLNAAYAEGGPSLTVRTVEHMTKVKIDHFLEVDFTSFMKTVDALGGVEICNARPLKDSYTGLDLAVGTHKLDGGQSLQYVRSRHIDGAADLGRMQRQQRFLAALIHQATSSGVLLNPVKLREVTSTMLNSVRADKGFGTEELLALSKAMRGFTAAASEFTSVPVSGAGHPVKGIGSTVKWDEAKSKKLFQMLREDRPLAPHRPKRPKATLVDVSPQQIRVQVYNGTHTDGLGKKVDASLRATGFSTTRAPLTGGGREVRRTYVTYDPRWDRSAKSLAAALPGCELRAAKGQGPTLKVTAGTDYKGVTAVRAEDPYRGEFGAVTGDQVVCP, encoded by the coding sequence GTGCCCACGCCGCCCCGCTCCGGCCGTCCCCGGCCGACCGCCCATAACAGGACCGGACGGCCGGCCGGGACCAGGCGGCCCGTCGTCCAGCGGCCCCGCTGGGGCATGCGGGTGGCGACGACGCTCTCGGTCCTGGTGCTCGGCGCGGGCGGCATCGGGCATGCGGTGGTCACCAGCCTGGACACCGGCATCGGCCGGGTCGACCCGTTCCGGGACATGAAGAACAGGCCCGAGTCGGGCCATGGCATGAATCTCCTGGTCGTCGGCACCGACGGCCGCGACAAGATCACGAAGAAAGAGAAGCAGAAGTACCGCCTGGGCGGCGCGCCCTGCCACTGCACCGACACGATCATGCTGGTGCACATCTCGGCGGACCGGGAGCGGGCCAGTGTGGTGAGCCTGCCGCGGGACAGCTACGCCGAGATCCCCGAGCACACCGACGCCACCACCGGCAAACACCACGAGCCGCACCCGGTGAAGCTCAACGCGGCGTACGCGGAAGGCGGTCCGAGCCTGACGGTACGGACCGTCGAGCACATGACCAAAGTGAAGATCGACCACTTTCTGGAGGTCGACTTCACCAGCTTCATGAAGACGGTGGACGCGCTGGGCGGGGTGGAGATCTGCAACGCCCGGCCGCTGAAGGACTCGTACACCGGCCTGGACCTGGCCGTCGGGACGCACAAGCTGGACGGCGGGCAGTCGCTGCAGTACGTGCGCTCGCGCCATATCGACGGGGCGGCGGACCTGGGCCGGATGCAGCGCCAGCAGCGCTTCCTGGCGGCCCTCATCCACCAGGCGACGAGCAGCGGCGTCCTGCTGAACCCGGTGAAGCTCCGGGAGGTCACCTCGACGATGCTGAACTCCGTACGGGCCGACAAGGGCTTCGGCACCGAGGAGCTGCTCGCGCTCAGCAAGGCGATGCGGGGCTTCACGGCGGCCGCGTCGGAGTTCACCTCCGTTCCGGTCAGCGGTGCCGGCCACCCGGTGAAGGGCATCGGCTCCACGGTGAAGTGGGACGAGGCGAAGTCGAAGAAGCTGTTCCAGATGCTGCGCGAGGACAGGCCGCTCGCCCCGCACCGGCCGAAGCGGCCGAAGGCGACGCTGGTCGATGTGTCGCCGCAGCAGATCCGGGTGCAGGTCTACAACGGGACGCACACCGACGGGCTCGGCAAGAAGGTCGACGCGTCGCTGCGGGCGACCGGCTTCAGCACCACCCGCGCCCCGCTGACCGGCGGCGGCCGCGAGGTGCGGCGCACGTATGTGACGTACGACCCACGCTGGGACCGCTCGGCGAAGTCGCTCGCGGCGGCGCTGCCGGGGTGCGAGCTGCGGGCCGCGAAGGGGCAGGGGCCGACGCTGAAGGTGACGGCCGGAACGGACTACAAGGGCGTGACGGCGGTACGGGCGGAGGACCCGTACCGGGGCGAGTTCGGCGCGGTGACGGGGGACCAGGTGGTCTGCCCCTAA
- a CDS encoding UDP-glucose dehydrogenase family protein yields the protein MALKITVIGTGYLGATHAAAMAELGFEVLGLDVVPEKIEMLAAGKVPMYEPGLEELLAKHVAGIEGSSGRLRFTTSWEEIGEFGDVHFVCVNTPQKHGEYACDMSYVDRAFASLAPQLKRPALVVGKSTVPVGSAARLAGLLAELAPVGADAELAWNPEFLREGFAVQDTLHPDRIVVGVQSERSEKLLREVYATPVGEGSPFVVMDFPTSELVKTSANSFLATKISFINAMAEVCEAADGDVVKLAEAIGYDERIGSKFLRAGIGFGGGCLPKDIRAFMARAGELGADQALTFLREVDSINMRRRGHMVELARDAVGGDSFLGKRVAVLGATFKPDSDDVRDSPALNVAGQIHLQGGQVTVYDPKGMENARRLFPTLAYAESALDAVRGADVVLHLTEWREFRELDVAALGEVATSRIVLDGRNALDSVKWREAGWTYRAMGRPKA from the coding sequence ATGGCCCTCAAAATCACTGTGATCGGCACCGGATATCTCGGCGCCACGCACGCCGCGGCCATGGCGGAACTGGGTTTCGAGGTCCTTGGCCTCGATGTCGTCCCCGAGAAGATCGAGATGCTGGCGGCCGGAAAGGTCCCCATGTACGAGCCGGGGCTCGAGGAGCTGCTGGCCAAGCATGTCGCGGGGATCGAGGGATCGAGCGGCCGGCTGCGCTTCACGACCTCCTGGGAGGAGATCGGCGAGTTCGGCGACGTTCACTTCGTGTGCGTGAACACCCCGCAGAAGCACGGGGAGTACGCGTGTGACATGAGTTACGTCGACCGTGCCTTCGCCTCGCTCGCGCCGCAGCTGAAGCGGCCCGCGCTGGTGGTCGGCAAGTCGACCGTGCCGGTCGGCAGCGCGGCCCGGCTTGCGGGGCTCCTGGCGGAGCTGGCTCCGGTGGGCGCGGACGCGGAGCTGGCGTGGAACCCGGAGTTCCTGCGCGAGGGCTTCGCCGTACAGGACACGCTGCACCCCGACCGGATCGTGGTGGGCGTGCAGAGCGAGCGCTCGGAGAAGCTGCTGCGCGAGGTGTACGCGACGCCGGTCGGCGAAGGGTCGCCGTTCGTGGTGATGGACTTCCCGACGTCCGAGCTGGTGAAGACCTCGGCGAATTCGTTCCTCGCAACGAAGATCTCCTTCATCAACGCGATGGCGGAGGTATGCGAGGCCGCCGACGGTGACGTGGTGAAGCTCGCGGAGGCCATCGGCTACGACGAGCGCATCGGGTCCAAGTTCCTGCGGGCGGGCATCGGTTTCGGCGGCGGCTGTCTGCCGAAGGACATCCGCGCGTTCATGGCACGTGCCGGTGAGCTGGGCGCGGACCAGGCGCTGACCTTCCTGCGGGAGGTCGACTCGATCAACATGCGGCGGCGCGGCCACATGGTGGAGCTGGCGCGGGACGCGGTGGGCGGTGACTCCTTCCTCGGGAAGCGGGTGGCCGTACTGGGTGCGACGTTCAAGCCGGACTCGGACGACGTGCGGGACTCCCCGGCGCTCAATGTCGCCGGGCAGATCCATCTGCAGGGCGGCCAGGTCACGGTGTACGACCCGAAGGGCATGGAGAACGCGCGGCGTCTCTTCCCGACCCTGGCTTACGCGGAGTCGGCGCTGGACGCGGTGCGCGGCGCGGATGTGGTGCTGCATCTGACGGAGTGGCGGGAGTTCCGCGAGCTGGATGTGGCGGCGCTGGGCGAGGTCGCGACGAGCCGGATCGTCCTGGACGGGCGGAACGCGCTGGACAGCGTCAAGTGGCGCGAGGCGGGCTGGACGTACCGGGCGATGGGCCGCCCGAAGGCCTGA
- a CDS encoding CGNR zinc finger domain-containing protein has protein sequence MNDKALAPGGLALVEALVNTLDVETGADTLDTADGRAAFGLAEPDVPAARELREALRAACLAHAGHRAPGSSPAALDRLLADAPLLVTVADDGTAALRPAAPDRLVSRIAEALAAAAASGTWARLKACEAEDCRWAYYDRSPGGRRRWCSMSVCGARAKMRTYRARGRGAAPSEPGLRPEPRASNAGEA, from the coding sequence ATGAATGACAAGGCGCTCGCACCCGGCGGACTCGCGCTGGTGGAGGCCCTGGTGAACACGCTGGACGTCGAGACCGGCGCCGACACCCTCGACACGGCGGACGGCCGCGCCGCCTTCGGCCTCGCCGAGCCGGATGTGCCCGCCGCCCGCGAACTCCGCGAGGCCCTGCGCGCCGCCTGCCTCGCCCACGCGGGCCACCGCGCGCCGGGCTCCTCGCCCGCGGCCCTCGACCGGCTCCTGGCCGACGCGCCGCTGCTGGTCACCGTCGCCGACGACGGCACGGCGGCGCTCCGCCCCGCGGCCCCGGACAGGCTCGTCTCACGCATCGCCGAGGCGCTCGCGGCCGCGGCGGCGAGCGGGACATGGGCGCGGCTCAAGGCGTGCGAGGCCGAGGACTGCCGGTGGGCGTACTACGACCGCAGCCCGGGCGGCCGGCGCCGCTGGTGCTCGATGTCGGTGTGCGGGGCGCGCGCGAAGATGCGCACGTACCGCGCCCGCGGCCGGGGCGCTGCCCCGTCCGAGCCGGGGCTCCGCCCCGAACCCCGCGCCTCGAACGCCGGCGAGGCTTGA
- a CDS encoding VOC family protein, which translates to MAIATLGTVVLDCPDPVALGRFYAEVLGGRIEDDGEGWVGLAQAPGTPLAFQTAPGFVPPKWPAPDDSQQFHLDLTVTDLDAAEKQVLALGATVLDADDRARSWRVYADPAGHPFCLCAC; encoded by the coding sequence ATGGCCATCGCCACTCTGGGCACCGTCGTTCTGGACTGTCCCGATCCCGTCGCGCTGGGCCGTTTCTACGCCGAGGTGCTGGGCGGCCGCATCGAGGACGACGGCGAGGGCTGGGTCGGCCTGGCCCAGGCCCCGGGTACCCCGCTGGCCTTCCAGACTGCGCCCGGCTTCGTACCGCCGAAGTGGCCGGCGCCGGACGACTCGCAGCAGTTCCACCTAGACCTGACGGTGACGGACCTGGACGCGGCGGAGAAGCAGGTGCTGGCGCTGGGGGCGACGGTGCTGGACGCGGACGACAGGGCGCGGTCGTGGCGCGTGTACGCGGATCCGGCTGGGCACCCGTTCTGTCTCTGCGCCTGCTGA
- a CDS encoding helix-turn-helix domain-containing protein — protein sequence MADGVGRDGTTDGADEPDRDVDLEDDSGAVIAAVGRQVRLWREAAGMRAAELGAAIGYGENQVYKVETGKRIPKPEFLDRADEVLGAGGKLAAMKKDVMEARYPKKVRDLAKLEADAVEMGAYASVTVHGLLQTEEYARALYRGRRPAFSEDQVERFVAARMARQSVFERQPAPLLTFVQEEATLRRPTGGRMVLRRQLEHLLEVSALRHVEIQVMPTETEEHSGLDGPHRLLKLSDGTAVGYNEVQLTSRLISDPKEVQILEMRYGLIRSQALTPRLSRTFIEKLLGET from the coding sequence ATGGCGGACGGGGTCGGCAGGGACGGTACGACGGACGGCGCGGACGAGCCGGACCGGGACGTGGACCTGGAGGACGACTCGGGAGCAGTGATCGCGGCGGTCGGCCGACAGGTCCGGCTCTGGCGCGAGGCGGCGGGGATGCGCGCGGCTGAGCTGGGCGCGGCGATCGGGTACGGCGAGAACCAGGTCTACAAGGTGGAGACCGGCAAGCGCATCCCGAAACCGGAGTTCCTGGACAGGGCGGACGAGGTTCTGGGCGCGGGCGGGAAGCTGGCCGCGATGAAGAAGGACGTGATGGAGGCCCGGTACCCGAAGAAGGTGCGGGACTTGGCGAAGCTGGAGGCGGACGCGGTCGAGATGGGTGCGTACGCCAGTGTCACGGTGCACGGCCTGTTGCAGACCGAGGAGTACGCCCGTGCGCTGTACCGGGGGCGGCGGCCCGCCTTCTCCGAGGACCAGGTCGAGCGCTTCGTGGCCGCGCGCATGGCCCGGCAGTCGGTGTTCGAACGGCAACCCGCGCCTCTCCTGACGTTCGTCCAGGAAGAGGCGACGCTGAGGCGGCCGACCGGGGGCAGAATGGTCCTGCGCCGACAGCTCGAACACTTGCTGGAAGTCAGCGCGTTGAGGCACGTCGAGATCCAGGTCATGCCGACGGAGACCGAGGAGCACTCGGGCCTGGACGGCCCGCACAGGCTGCTTAAGCTGAGCGACGGTACGGCTGTGGGTTACAACGAAGTTCAGCTCACCAGCCGTCTGATCAGCGACCCCAAGGAGGTCCAGATCCTTGAGATGCGGTACGGCCTGATCAGGTCGCAGGCGCTCACGCCTCGGCTGTCGCGGACCTTCATCGAGAAACTGCTGGGAGAGACATGA
- a CDS encoding LCP family protein yields the protein MNDWPDGWSGDRGNANGNGRGYGRGSSGAPPEGPRVMRHVQRPAPPQHGGVPPQQSRGYDEGYDQQAYDSGYNTGQVYGSPGGGQGGDGVPPQGQPYPGHAPNWRRRLKIGSLTLVVVLLAVTIGTYFWADSKLKREVDLSKVIERPGAGEGTNYLIVGSDSRDGMSAEEKKKLHTGSAEGKRTDSMMILHDGSNGPTLISLPRDSDVEIPSFVGSESGKTFPAKGRHTKLNAAYAEDGPELLVRTVEHNTGLRIDHYVEIGFAGFANIVDAIGGVEIDIPKAFKDKNSGADFQAGKQTLDGEQSLAFVRTRYAFAGSDLDRTKNQQKFLAALASQTATPGTILNPFKLYPTMGAGLDTLIVDEDMSLWSLGQMFFAMKGVTGGGGTSMNMPISGSSGGNLVWDKAKVKQLVQQLKNDEKVTVTSDR from the coding sequence ATGAACGATTGGCCCGATGGGTGGTCCGGCGACCGCGGCAACGCCAACGGCAACGGACGTGGCTACGGCCGCGGCAGCTCGGGCGCCCCGCCCGAGGGCCCGCGGGTGATGCGCCATGTCCAGCGCCCGGCCCCGCCGCAGCACGGTGGCGTCCCCCCGCAGCAGTCGCGAGGGTACGACGAAGGCTATGACCAGCAGGCGTACGACAGCGGCTACAACACGGGCCAGGTCTACGGCTCCCCCGGCGGCGGCCAGGGCGGCGACGGCGTTCCGCCGCAGGGCCAGCCGTACCCCGGCCACGCCCCGAACTGGCGCCGCCGGCTCAAGATAGGTTCGCTGACGCTGGTCGTGGTGCTGCTCGCGGTCACCATAGGCACGTACTTCTGGGCCGACTCCAAGCTCAAGCGCGAGGTCGACCTCTCCAAGGTCATCGAGCGCCCCGGCGCCGGCGAGGGCACGAACTATCTGATCGTGGGCTCCGACAGCCGTGACGGCATGTCGGCCGAGGAGAAGAAGAAGCTCCACACGGGCTCGGCCGAGGGCAAGCGGACCGACTCGATGATGATCCTGCACGACGGGTCGAACGGCCCGACCCTGATCTCGCTGCCGCGCGACTCGGACGTGGAGATTCCGTCCTTCGTCGGCTCGGAGTCGGGAAAGACGTTCCCGGCGAAGGGCCGGCACACCAAGCTGAACGCCGCGTACGCCGAGGACGGCCCGGAACTGCTGGTCCGCACGGTCGAGCACAACACCGGCCTGCGCATCGACCACTACGTCGAGATCGGCTTCGCGGGCTTCGCCAACATCGTGGACGCGATCGGTGGCGTCGAGATCGACATCCCGAAGGCCTTCAAGGACAAGAACTCGGGCGCGGACTTCCAGGCGGGCAAGCAGACGCTGGACGGTGAGCAGTCGCTGGCGTTCGTACGGACGCGGTACGCGTTCGCGGGCAGCGACCTGGACCGTACGAAGAACCAGCAGAAGTTCCTCGCGGCCCTGGCGAGCCAGACGGCGACGCCGGGCACGATCCTCAACCCCTTCAAGCTCTACCCGACGATGGGCGCGGGCCTGGACACGCTGATCGTCGACGAGGACATGTCCCTGTGGTCGCTGGGCCAGATGTTCTTCGCGATGAAGGGCGTCACGGGCGGCGGCGGCACGTCGATGAACATGCCGATCTCGGGCAGCTCGGGCGGCAACCTGGTCTGGGACAAGGCCAAGGTGAAGCAGCTGGTGCAGCAGCTGAAGAACGACGAGAAGGTCACGGTCACCTCGGACCGCTGA
- a CDS encoding acyl-CoA thioesterase, with the protein MTDQDQRPETEIPGKPTSASRTTLSHIMTGSDTNLLGTVHGGVIMKLVDDAAGAVAGRHSGGPAVTASMDEMVFLEPVRVGDLVHVKAQVNWTGRSSMEVGVRVLAERWNESTPAQQVGSAYLVFAAVDGDGKPRAVPPVIPETERDKRRYQEAQIRRTHRLARRRAIKELRERRAAEGMED; encoded by the coding sequence ATGACAGATCAGGACCAGCGCCCGGAGACAGAGATACCGGGCAAGCCCACCTCGGCGTCCCGTACCACCCTCAGTCACATCATGACCGGCAGTGACACCAACCTCCTCGGCACGGTGCACGGCGGCGTGATCATGAAGCTGGTGGACGACGCGGCGGGCGCGGTCGCCGGCCGCCACTCCGGCGGGCCGGCGGTCACCGCCTCCATGGACGAGATGGTCTTCCTGGAGCCGGTCAGGGTCGGTGATCTGGTGCATGTGAAGGCACAGGTCAACTGGACGGGACGGTCCTCGATGGAGGTCGGCGTCCGGGTCCTGGCCGAGCGCTGGAACGAGTCGACGCCTGCGCAGCAGGTCGGCAGCGCGTACCTCGTCTTCGCGGCCGTCGACGGGGACGGCAAACCGCGGGCCGTACCGCCCGTGATCCCCGAGACGGAGCGTGACAAGCGGCGCTACCAGGAGGCGCAGATCCGGCGCACGCACCGGCTGGCGAGGCGCCGTGCGATCAAGGAGCTCCGCGAACGCCGCGCTGCGGAGGGCATGGAGGACTGA
- a CDS encoding ATP-binding protein, producing the protein MNLEITRTEPSAPARQFAVLLSPTRRGARLARLLASAQLASWGLPSEAAAQIVAELATNATVHGRVQGRDFRLDLAVQDDGKRLRIEVTDTCGDRLPPGPGTPAAPAADSESGRGLLIVEALADRWGVASGPVPRKTVWAELDLVP; encoded by the coding sequence GTGAATCTGGAAATCACCCGAACCGAACCTTCCGCTCCTGCCCGGCAGTTCGCCGTGCTGCTCTCCCCCACCCGCCGGGGCGCCCGGCTCGCCCGTCTGCTGGCCTCGGCCCAACTGGCCTCCTGGGGGCTTCCCTCGGAGGCGGCCGCGCAGATCGTCGCCGAGCTGGCCACCAACGCCACTGTCCACGGCCGCGTACAGGGCCGGGACTTCCGGCTGGATCTCGCCGTCCAGGACGACGGCAAGCGGCTCCGAATCGAGGTCACCGACACCTGTGGCGACCGCCTTCCGCCCGGTCCCGGCACCCCCGCCGCCCCGGCCGCCGACTCCGAGTCCGGGCGCGGTCTGCTGATCGTCGAAGCTCTCGCCGACCGCTGGGGTGTCGCGTCAGGACCCGTGCCCCGTAAGACCGTTTGGGCCGAGCTCGACCTCGTACCGTGA
- a CDS encoding Uma2 family endonuclease, translating into MTIAPDEAQHDARQYQVMREFVQSMDDTLPGKFEITKEGIVHDMMSPARPHELTVLRVRKRLEKVLPDVLVAHTGTPDVEHAPEGIMRHPDVMVIAEADMEGEGSFDPRTLLAAIEVVSQSNPDNDWVSKMRDYPLLGVPVYAVFDPRTGSGAVLCDIHSTPAGPRYATRKEFVYGEDVTIGDWTIPTTDLPRYA; encoded by the coding sequence ATGACCATCGCCCCGGACGAGGCGCAGCACGACGCCCGCCAGTACCAGGTCATGCGCGAGTTCGTTCAGTCGATGGACGACACCCTTCCCGGCAAGTTCGAGATCACCAAGGAAGGGATCGTCCACGACATGATGTCGCCCGCCAGACCGCACGAACTCACCGTGCTGCGGGTACGCAAGCGCCTCGAAAAGGTCCTGCCGGACGTTCTGGTGGCCCACACGGGCACCCCGGACGTGGAGCACGCGCCCGAGGGCATCATGCGGCACCCCGACGTGATGGTGATCGCCGAGGCCGACATGGAGGGCGAAGGTTCCTTCGATCCCCGCACGCTCCTCGCCGCGATCGAGGTCGTCTCGCAGTCGAACCCGGACAACGACTGGGTGAGCAAGATGCGGGACTACCCCCTCCTCGGCGTCCCGGTCTACGCGGTCTTCGATCCGCGCACCGGCTCGGGAGCGGTGCTCTGCGACATCCACTCCACCCCGGCGGGTCCTCGCTACGCCACGCGCAAGGAGTTCGTGTACGGCGAGGACGTCACCATCGGCGACTGGACCATCCCGACCACGGACCTCCCCCGGTACGCGTAG